A genomic window from Natronorubrum aibiense includes:
- a CDS encoding Lrp/AsnC family transcriptional regulator: MNTDLDETDLKILEAVERDYERSLEELSAELDISKSTIHYRMKKLKENGVITKPSVTIDPHALGMDMTVLTEVSVTHEQGYADEIGSQLVDIDGIVDVYYTMGDIDFLVRSRVQDRDQMNQLIDEIIAIDGVNETSSRFVMQEVQTNTELMSMLSDEMRENILQAE, encoded by the coding sequence ATGAATACGGACCTCGACGAAACCGACCTGAAAATTTTGGAAGCTGTTGAGCGCGATTACGAGCGGAGCCTCGAAGAGCTCTCGGCCGAACTCGATATTTCGAAATCGACGATCCACTACCGGATGAAGAAGCTAAAAGAGAATGGGGTCATCACGAAGCCGTCCGTGACGATCGATCCCCACGCGCTCGGAATGGACATGACCGTCCTCACAGAGGTTTCCGTCACACACGAACAAGGATACGCCGACGAAATCGGCAGTCAACTGGTCGACATCGACGGGATCGTAGATGTCTACTACACGATGGGCGACATCGACTTTCTCGTCCGCTCCCGCGTGCAAGACCGCGACCAGATGAACCAGCTTATCGACGAAATCATTGCGATCGATGGCGTCAACGAAACGTCCTCCAGATTCGTAATGCAGGAAGTGCAGACGAACACCGAACTG
- a CDS encoding aminotransferase family protein, which translates to MTEQTQSTDEDGRTDVEKLDKEYVFGTWSYQSEVEPTEIVGGDGVRFRDAHENEWIDFSGQLMCSNLGHSADAVADAIAEQAHEGAYFAPGFATEARAKLGEKLAEVTPGDLSKTFFSTSGTEAVEAAIKIARMYTGKQKIISRYRSYHGATAGSISVTGDPRRLMAEPGVPGAIKAPDPYAYGSTLEPMESLEYIDEMLMLEGDTVAAILVEPVVGSNGILVPPDEYLPRLKEIAHDHGALLICDEVMAGFGRTGEWFGSDVFDVQPDIMTMAKGLSGAYVPLGATIVTPEIADHFEDEMFCHGHTYAGHPVACAAGLAAIETYQEENLIEHASDVGDYLGQRLEELADAHPSVGDTRGVGLFRGIELTKDPDERVPFGEREDKISTGSTVVDDVAAAAADRGVYIANMINTLIIAPPLTITEDDIDEAIEVLDDALEVSDGAMNR; encoded by the coding sequence ATGACAGAACAAACACAATCGACGGACGAGGACGGCCGCACCGACGTCGAGAAACTCGACAAGGAGTACGTCTTCGGCACGTGGTCCTACCAGAGCGAAGTCGAACCGACAGAGATCGTCGGCGGCGATGGGGTCCGATTTCGGGACGCACACGAGAACGAGTGGATCGATTTTTCGGGCCAACTCATGTGTTCGAACCTCGGCCACTCGGCCGACGCCGTCGCCGATGCGATCGCAGAACAGGCCCACGAAGGGGCGTACTTCGCGCCCGGCTTTGCGACCGAAGCGCGTGCGAAACTCGGCGAGAAACTCGCCGAAGTGACGCCGGGTGACCTTTCGAAGACGTTCTTCTCGACGAGTGGGACGGAAGCCGTCGAGGCTGCGATCAAGATCGCCCGCATGTACACGGGGAAACAAAAGATCATCTCGCGGTACCGCTCCTACCACGGTGCCACCGCCGGCTCGATCAGCGTTACGGGCGATCCCCGACGGCTGATGGCCGAACCCGGCGTTCCCGGTGCAATCAAAGCCCCCGATCCGTACGCCTACGGCTCGACGCTCGAGCCGATGGAGAGCCTCGAGTACATCGACGAGATGCTGATGCTCGAGGGCGACACGGTCGCGGCGATCCTCGTCGAACCCGTCGTCGGTTCGAACGGCATTCTCGTTCCGCCTGACGAGTACCTGCCACGGCTCAAAGAGATCGCCCACGACCACGGTGCGCTGTTGATCTGTGACGAAGTCATGGCCGGCTTTGGCCGCACCGGCGAGTGGTTCGGCTCTGATGTCTTCGACGTCCAGCCTGATATTATGACGATGGCCAAGGGCCTCTCGGGTGCGTACGTGCCCCTCGGCGCGACGATCGTCACGCCGGAAATCGCCGACCACTTCGAAGACGAGATGTTCTGTCATGGCCACACCTACGCGGGCCATCCCGTCGCCTGTGCCGCCGGTCTCGCCGCCATCGAGACCTATCAGGAAGAGAATCTCATCGAACACGCCAGTGACGTCGGCGACTATCTCGGGCAGCGACTCGAGGAACTGGCCGACGCGCATCCGAGCGTCGGTGACACGCGGGGTGTCGGCCTCTTCCGCGGGATCGAACTGACGAAAGACCCCGACGAGCGCGTCCCCTTCGGCGAGCGAGAGGACAAGATCTCGACAGGATCGACCGTCGTCGACGACGTCGCCGCGGCGGCCGCCGACCGCGGCGTCTACATCGCGAACATGATCAACACCCTAATCATTGCGCCACCACTGACGATTACTGAGGACGACATCGACGAGGCCATCGAGGTCCTCGACGACGCGCTCGAAGTGTCTGACGGGGCGATGAACCGCTGA